The following proteins are encoded in a genomic region of Sulfurimonas sp. HSL3-7:
- a CDS encoding DUF134 domain-containing protein: protein MAREKIKRTLNFKPLVKAFGPLEQKGENSITLFHEEIEAIYLMDLLGLYQADAAKKMNVSRPTFSRIMKSAHEKVALALVSGANLIIKDQKEDYRIAFCSSDKESYKTITPLQPFIIILHINEGEVVSTEILDNPVFVQKGKPGQLLPGFFSEHNVNFFVSSSIGEGLKHALAAKGISPVVTKKIEVEKLLNLGFLNGQQRS, encoded by the coding sequence ATGGCAAGAGAAAAAATAAAACGCACCCTCAATTTCAAACCCCTCGTCAAGGCTTTCGGACCGCTTGAACAAAAGGGTGAAAACAGTATCACCCTTTTTCACGAAGAGATCGAAGCGATCTACCTGATGGATCTGCTGGGGCTCTACCAGGCCGATGCCGCAAAGAAGATGAATGTTTCACGCCCTACCTTTTCGCGCATCATGAAAAGCGCGCATGAGAAGGTCGCTCTGGCCCTGGTAAGCGGCGCAAACCTCATCATCAAGGACCAGAAAGAGGATTACAGGATTGCCTTCTGCTCTTCCGATAAAGAGAGTTATAAAACCATCACGCCGCTGCAGCCCTTTATCATCATCTTACATATCAATGAAGGCGAAGTCGTCAGCACGGAGATCCTGGATAACCCCGTCTTCGTACAGAAAGGAAAACCGGGACAGCTGCTGCCCGGGTTTTTCTCAGAACATAACGTCAACTTTTTTGTCAGCAGCAGTATCGGGGAGGGGCTCAAGCATGCCTTGGCGGCTAAAGGGATCTCCCCTGTTGTCACAAAAAAGATCGAAG